In the genome of Cellvibrio sp. KY-YJ-3, one region contains:
- a CDS encoding CpsD/CapB family tyrosine-protein kinase → MEQAKERSLKQLMAGVDALVETSDQLVKTAVLEHRKREKIKNMELPCLWTQDELYEKKVIFTGMRQRELLNAFREVRIRLLERSKSDNMVVLVSSVSTHGGSSFVGFNLAATFALDQHKTALYVDCNPYSSAADKYVTQEVNEGLTQYLTDYTVPLKNIIYPSGIERLRVIPSGGSSESAAEFFNSKRMEVFVAEIKSRYPDRFIVLDAPSVQQSTEARILAKYCDHALLVVPYGSAVTDEVLAAVDAVGKERFAGLVFNN, encoded by the coding sequence ATGGAACAGGCAAAAGAGCGCAGTCTTAAACAGTTGATGGCAGGCGTCGACGCGTTGGTGGAGACGAGTGATCAATTAGTCAAAACCGCCGTACTTGAACATCGCAAGCGTGAAAAAATTAAAAACATGGAGCTGCCTTGTTTATGGACGCAAGACGAGCTTTATGAAAAGAAAGTTATCTTCACCGGTATGCGCCAACGCGAACTGTTAAATGCATTTCGTGAAGTCCGCATTCGTTTGTTGGAGCGCAGCAAAAGCGACAACATGGTGGTGCTGGTCAGCTCTGTGTCTACCCATGGCGGTTCAAGTTTTGTTGGTTTTAATCTCGCTGCTACTTTCGCACTGGATCAACACAAGACCGCGCTTTATGTCGATTGCAATCCCTACTCATCGGCGGCAGACAAATATGTCACTCAAGAAGTAAATGAGGGCTTAACCCAATATCTCACTGATTACACTGTGCCGTTAAAAAACATTATTTATCCCAGTGGTATTGAGCGGTTGCGGGTAATTCCTTCCGGGGGTTCCAGTGAATCAGCCGCTGAGTTTTTTAACTCAAAACGCATGGAAGTATTTGTGGCAGAAATTAAATCGCGCTATCCCGATCGTTTCATCGTGCTGGATGCTCCTTCGGTACAGCAATCTACAGAGGCGCGAATTCTCGCCAAATACTGTGATCATGCGCTTCTGGTAGTGCCTTACGGTTCTGCTGTGACGGATGAGGTTCTCGCTGCAGTAGATGCAGTAGGGAAAGAACGTTTTGCAGGGCTGGTGTTCAATAACTAA